DNA sequence from the Pedobacter sp. W3I1 genome:
TGGTATCTGTTCTCTAGTTGTAGTATCCAACGTCCCCCTTTGAAGGGGGCAGGGGGATGAAAATAGCGCTATACTCTCCTTACCCCTCCGAAGGGGGAGGAAATGGTTTAGGTTCGAATATCATCATTTCTTTTCGTAAACAATCAAAATGGTTAAGTCGTTACCCGCATTCGGGGCAATACCATGCGAGCTGCCCGGGCGCGTTAAAATGGCATCACCAGGTTTAACAGCAAAAGTTTTTCCGTTCATCTGCATGGTGCCATTACCACTAATCACATAATAAATTTCATCCTCTTTTTGCAAATGGTAACCGATGGAGGATCCTGATTTTAAAATCCTTTTACGGAATGCTGTTTTCAGGCTTTTCGCCTCACTAAAAAAGTTAAAGCCGATGGTTTTACCACCGCCGTTATGTGTTCCTGGCTCTTCTTTAGCTACTTCAACATCGTTTTGAAGGATATATTTAGTTGTATCGCTATTTTGGGCACGTGCATTAATGGAAATAAAAACTGCAGCAAAAACGGTTATAATTGGAATTAATTTCTTCATGATATAGATTTTTATTATTTGGTCTGTAGCTTTAGTCTTCAAACGTAAATTTAGGCGTTTTGCATGGATGTTGCCACAAGCACCAGCACTTTGTTACTAAACCCGATCGCAGTGGTTCTGGTTCTTCACCAGAAGTAACGTAGAGCGGGAGTGTGGACTCCAAAAGCACTGAACTGCTCATTTTCTAATCCTTAATGTTGATATTTTGATTTGAAAACGAACGGTTTGTTTACTTAGGTCAGGTTCCGCCCTGCCATCCACTGTAGCTCCGATAGAAGACCTGTGAAACAAGCAAGCACACCAAAATATAACATAAACTGGTGCTTAAATCGGAGGCTGCCGTTCCTGTCAGGTTTATAATGAAAGGCTTGCTCCCGACATGTTGCCACAAGCACCAGCACTTTGTTACTAAACCCGATCGCAGTGGTTCCGATTTTTCATCGGAAAGAACGGAGAGCGGGAGTACAGCCCTCCAAAAGCGCTAGACTGTTCATTTCCTTACCCTAAGCCTTAATGTTTTTGATTTGAAAACGAACGGTTTGTAGTACTTAGGTCAGGTTCTGTCCTGCCATCCACTTTATCCCGATGAAACCTGTGAAACAAGCAAGCATACCATAAAAAGCAAAAAATAGTGCTTAAATCGGGATGCCCGTTCCTGTCAGGTTTATAACTGAAAGGCTTGTTCTGAATATGGTGCGAAAAAGCATTTATCTTTTATAGCCAAACGCCTGCCGACAGCAACCAGGCAACAGGGGCGGATACTTTTTACTAGCAGCAACACTGAATTTGTTGTCATGCTGAGGCACGAAGTATCTGTTTCATCGGCTACAGATGCTTCGTGCCTCAGCATGACAGTAGTTATTAAAGAGATTTAACATATGGCGCACTCCAGCTGCCATAAACCATTTCCTTACATTTTCCTGAAAAAACGAACTAAATAATATGGTTTTAGATTTGAATTCCAGTTCAATAATATTAGCTTTGCACAAAAAAATATTGATACATGAGCGTTTTAGTAAATAAAGATTCTAAGGTTATCGTTCAGGGTTTTACCGGAAACGAAGGAACTTACCACGCTGAGCAGATGCTGGCCTATGGTACAAACGTAGTTGGTGGTGTAACGCCTGGCAAAGGTGGGCAATTGCATTTAGAAAAGCCTGTTTTTAATACTGTTAAAGATGCCGTTGATAAAACGGGTGCAAATGTATCTATCATTTTTGTGCCACCAGCTTTTGCTGCTGATGCAATTATGGAAGCTGCCGAAGGTGGTATTAAAGTTATTGTTTGTATTACTGAAGGTATCCCAACTAAGGATATGATTCAGGTTAAAGAATATATTGCTGATCGTGATGTTACGCTTATAGGCCCTAACTGCCCAGGTGTAATTACTGCTGACGAAGCGAAAATTGGTATCATGCCAGGATTTATCTTCAAAAAAGGTCATGTAGGTGTGGTTTCTAAATCAGGAACTTTAACTTACGAAGCGGTAGACCAAGTGGTTAAAGCTGGTTTAGGTATTACAACGGCTATCGGTATCGGTGGTGATCCAATTATCGGAACACCAACTGTAGAGGCTGTTAAATTATTAATGAACGATCCTGACACTCACGGTATCATCATGATTGGTGAAATTGGTGGTGGAATGGAAGCTGAAGCTGCCCGTTGGATTAAAGAACACGGTACTAAACCTGTTGTTGGTTTCATCGCTGGTCAAACTGCGCCTCCGGGACGTAGAATGGGCCACGCTGGTGCTATTGTTGGTGGTGCTGATGATACTGCTGCTGCAAAAATGAAAATCATGCGTGAGTGTGGTATCCGTGTAGTAGAAAGTCCTGCTGAAATCGGTGCTGCAATGGCAGAAGAATTAGCAAAATAAGATTTAAAAATCTCATTATAGAAAAGCGTTTCGATTAGGTTCGGGACGCTTTTTTTGTTTTTTTACCGCAAAGTTCGCGAAGAATGTGTTCGGCCACTAAGTCGCAAAGAACACAAAGTTGGGGTGTTACTGCCATCTTTCTTCTTATGCCGTCATTCCCGCGCAGGCGGGAATCTAAAATTCAGGTTTAAACCACCAGCCCTCGTTTCCCTCTCCTCCAGGAGAGGGAATACAAAAAAGAACATACCGCTCAAACTTTGTCAGGGTGAGGTCTCTGTACCCAAAACTGAAAACTCCTAACTGTCAACTCCAAACTAGAAAGACACATTTATCATTATTCTGTAAATACAACGTAATTCCCTTAAACCAGCAAACCAAAACTGAATCTATACCGTATATTGAGGTATGAAAACGATGTTAAATAAACTATTTTTGCTTTCTGCTGTTGTTTTAATAACAGGCCTTTCTGCTTGTGCACAAAAGCAAGATAAGAAAGAGATAAAACAATCAAAGGAAACAGAACAAATCATACCAAAGAAGAAAATGAACTGGAATCCATTAACACCCGAAGAAGAAAGAGTAATTGTAAATAAAGGTACAGAATATCCTGGCACAGGTAAATATGAACATACAACGGATAAAGGAACTTATACCTGTAAACGTTGTAATGCAGCCTTATACCGTTCAGAGAGTAAGTTCGATGCACATTGTGGCTGGCCTGCTTTCGACGACGAAATTAAAGGTGCTGTAAAGCGTATTCCTGATGCCGATGGTTCCCGTACAGAAATTGTTTGTGCCAACTGCGGTGCACATTTAGGTCACGTATTTTTGGGCGAAGGATTTACCAATAAAGACACCCGTCATTGTGTAAATTCAATCTCAATGAATTTCGTGCCCGATAAAAAATAAGGTGGGTATAGTAGGGTTAGGTAGAGGCGTACAGCAATAAGTTGTACGCCTTTTTTAATGTGCAAAATCAAGCTGTTTTTCCACAAATTATTGATTATAAACTAAATGCTTATATTTGCAGGCTCGATAAAGAAAATTTTAGCCTATGAAGTATCTTCTGTTATTAAGTTTTTGTTTCCTGTTTTTACAAGGTAAAGCACAAAATTCTGATTCATCAAATGAACCGGATAGCATCAAAAGAACAGTTCTCGCCACTTATTACCACAGAAAATTCGAGGGCCGCCGAACCACCAGCGGCGCTAAATACCGGGCAAAAAAACTAACGGCTGCCCACCGTACCCTGCCATTCGGCACTATGGTTACAGTAACCAATCCAGATAACGGAAAATCGGTAGTAGTGAAGGTAAATGACCGTGGTCCTTTCTCTAAAAGATTGGCTATAGATTTGTCCGAACGTGCTGCAAAACAGATCGGTATCTTCAGTAAAGGCATAGCTAAAGTAAGCCTCAGTTATATGGTTGAGTAATACTCCGTTTAGCTCTATTTAGTGCTTATTATATCCCTCAAATTTAAGTTATTAACACTCATTTTGGTTTGCTAAACCCTTGAAAAGAAACGATTAGCTTTTTTTTCGCTTGAAAATGATATTCGACTGATCGTTTTTCCCCAGCAATTGGGTGGGGTGTTAACAACTTTGATTCACAAAAAAGGGCCACCGTATATATATTTGTTATAACAAAGTTCTTTAACTTCTTGCGCTTGAAAACAAATATAAAAGCTTAGTTTTTAGTAATTTATGAGTATATCATTCTGATTGCAATTTTAAATTTTCCTAACTAAAAACTCAGTTGTTTGCCAGGCAATAGGGTTAGCACTTTCACAACAGCGTTTTGATAAAAGACATTACAATCATCATATAAAATTGATGGATGCGTGCCTTTGTCGGCTCTGTTAAAATAGAATTAAAAATATCAGCGTATGGAACAGGAATTATTACTACAAGAAAACAAAGACAGATTTGTGCTTTTGCCGATTAAGTACCCGGCAATTTGGGAAATGTATAAAAAGACCGAAGCTAGTTTTTGGACTGCAGAAGAGATTGATCTTTCTGACGACCAGAAACACTGGGACAATTTAAATGATGGCGAAAGACATTTCATTTCTCACATCCTTGCTTTCTTTTCTGCTAGTGATGGTATCGTGAACGAAAATCTTGCAGTAAACTTCATGAGTGAGGTTCAATTGCCAGAAGCGCGTTGTTTTTATGGTTTCCAGATTATGATGGAAAACATCCATGCCGAAACCTACGCCCTGTTAATCGATACTTATATTAAGGATCCTGAAGAAAAAGACCGTTTGTTCCACGCTATTGATACTGTTCCTGCAGTAAAAAGAAAAGCAGAATGGGCTTTACGATGGATCGAAAACGGCACTTTTGCAGAACGTTTAGTGGCATTTGCTGCGGTTGAAGGTATTTTCTTCAGCGGAAGTTTCTGCTCTATTTTCTGGTTAAAAAAACGTGGCTTAATGCCAGGATTAACTTTCAGTAACGAGCTGATATCGAGAGACGAAGGCTCACACTGCGAATTTGCTTGTTTATTGTACAGCATGTTGAGCAATAGATTGAGCGAAGAAGCAGTTCATGGTATCATTAGTGATGCTGTAGAAATTGAAAAAGAATTTATTACTGATGCCTTACCAGTTGCGCTAATTGGTATGAATGCAAAATTAATGAGTCAGTACATCGAGTTCGTAGCCGATAGATGGTTGCAAGAGCTGGGTTACAAAAAAATCTACAATGCAACCAATCCATTCGATTTTATGGAAATGATTTCATTGCAGGGTAAAACCAACTTCTTCGAGAAACGTGTTGGCGATTATCAGAAAAGCGGTGTATTAACCTCTGCTGATAATAACAAACAGGCGTTTTCTTTAGATGAAGACTTTTAAGGTAGATGGCAAAAGGTTTTATACCTCGATACCTGATACTCACTACTCGATACCAATTAAATAAATAACAAAAAATACAAAAGTGATGATTAAGTCTTGATACTTGATACTCACGACTTAATAATACAACTTAATCTCATAAAATATGTTCGTACTAAAAAGAGATGGCCGCAAAGAAGCGGTGCAATTTGACAAAATCACAGCTCGTATTCAAAAGTTGTGCTATAGTTTAAATTCAGATCTGGTAGATCCAATCGATGTAGCCAAAAAGGTTATCGAAGGTTTATACGATGGTGTAACCACTTCTGAGTTGGATAACCTTGCTGCAGAAACTGCTGCCTCGTTAACAACCAAACACCCTGATTACGCTTTGCTGGCATCGCGCATTGCGGTTTCCAACCTACATAAAAACACCACTAAATCATTCTCGGGTACGATGAAAATGTTGTACGAATATTTCGACCCGAAAGCGCAGAAAGCGGCACCGCTTATCGCTGATGATGTTTATGAGATTATAGAAAAAAACAAGGACATTTTAGATAGTTCTATCATTTATGACCGCGATTTCGGTTTCGATTATTTCGGTTTTAAAACTTTAGAAAAATCTTACCTTTTAAAAGTTAACGGTCAGATTGTAGAGCGCCCGCAACATTTGTTTATGCGTGTTTCTGTTGGTATCCACAAAGAAGATATCGAAAGCGCAATCAAAACCTATAATTTGATGAGCGAGCGTTGGTTTACGCACGCTACACCAACCCTGTTCAATGCTGCTACACCAAAACCTCAAATGTCGTCATGTTTCTTGTTAACCATGCAGGATGATAGCATCGAAGGTATTTACGATACTTTAAAGCAAACGGCTAAAATTTCGCAAAGCGCTGGTGGTATTGGTTTGAGTATTCATAATATCCGTGCAACAGGATCATACATTGGTGGTACAAACGGTACAAGTAACGGTATCATCCCAATGTTACGTGTATTTAACGATACTGCCCGTTACGTAGATCAGGGTGGAGGTAAACGTAAAGGTGCCTTTGCTATTTATTTAGAGCCTTGGCATGCAGATGTTTTCGAATTCTTAGATCTTCGTAAAAACCATGGTAAAGAAGAAATGCGTGCGCGCGATTTGTTTTATGCCCTTTGGATTAACGATTTATTTATGCAACGTGTTAAAGATAATGGCGATTGGACATTATTCTGCCCGCACGAAGCACCAGGTTTGGCCGATTGTTTCGGTAAGGAATTCGAAGAATTATACGCTAAATACGAAGCAGAAGGCCGTGGCCGTAAAACGATTAAAGCACAGGAACTTTGGTTTGCTATTTTAGATTCTCAGATTGAAACCGGTACGCCTTACATGTTGTTTAAAGATGCAGCAAACAGCAAATCTAACCAACAGAACTTAGGTACCATCAAAAGTTCTAACTTGTGTACCGAAATTATCGAGTATACCTCTAAAGATGAAGTTGCAGTTTGT
Encoded proteins:
- a CDS encoding cupin domain-containing protein, whose protein sequence is MKKLIPIITVFAAVFISINARAQNSDTTKYILQNDVEVAKEEPGTHNGGGKTIGFNFFSEAKSLKTAFRKRILKSGSSIGYHLQKEDEIYYVISGNGTMQMNGKTFAVKPGDAILTRPGSSHGIAPNAGNDLTILIVYEKK
- the sucD gene encoding succinate--CoA ligase subunit alpha encodes the protein MSVLVNKDSKVIVQGFTGNEGTYHAEQMLAYGTNVVGGVTPGKGGQLHLEKPVFNTVKDAVDKTGANVSIIFVPPAFAADAIMEAAEGGIKVIVCITEGIPTKDMIQVKEYIADRDVTLIGPNCPGVITADEAKIGIMPGFIFKKGHVGVVSKSGTLTYEAVDQVVKAGLGITTAIGIGGDPIIGTPTVEAVKLLMNDPDTHGIIMIGEIGGGMEAEAARWIKEHGTKPVVGFIAGQTAPPGRRMGHAGAIVGGADDTAAAKMKIMRECGIRVVESPAEIGAAMAEELAK
- a CDS encoding methionine-R-sulfoxide reductase — protein: MKTMLNKLFLLSAVVLITGLSACAQKQDKKEIKQSKETEQIIPKKKMNWNPLTPEEERVIVNKGTEYPGTGKYEHTTDKGTYTCKRCNAALYRSESKFDAHCGWPAFDDEIKGAVKRIPDADGSRTEIVCANCGAHLGHVFLGEGFTNKDTRHCVNSISMNFVPDKK
- a CDS encoding septal ring lytic transglycosylase RlpA family protein encodes the protein MKYLLLLSFCFLFLQGKAQNSDSSNEPDSIKRTVLATYYHRKFEGRRTTSGAKYRAKKLTAAHRTLPFGTMVTVTNPDNGKSVVVKVNDRGPFSKRLAIDLSERAAKQIGIFSKGIAKVSLSYMVE
- a CDS encoding ribonucleoside-diphosphate reductase small subunit, whose translation is MEQELLLQENKDRFVLLPIKYPAIWEMYKKTEASFWTAEEIDLSDDQKHWDNLNDGERHFISHILAFFSASDGIVNENLAVNFMSEVQLPEARCFYGFQIMMENIHAETYALLIDTYIKDPEEKDRLFHAIDTVPAVKRKAEWALRWIENGTFAERLVAFAAVEGIFFSGSFCSIFWLKKRGLMPGLTFSNELISRDEGSHCEFACLLYSMLSNRLSEEAVHGIISDAVEIEKEFITDALPVALIGMNAKLMSQYIEFVADRWLQELGYKKIYNATNPFDFMEMISLQGKTNFFEKRVGDYQKSGVLTSADNNKQAFSLDEDF
- a CDS encoding ribonucleoside-diphosphate reductase subunit alpha, producing MFVLKRDGRKEAVQFDKITARIQKLCYSLNSDLVDPIDVAKKVIEGLYDGVTTSELDNLAAETAASLTTKHPDYALLASRIAVSNLHKNTTKSFSGTMKMLYEYFDPKAQKAAPLIADDVYEIIEKNKDILDSSIIYDRDFGFDYFGFKTLEKSYLLKVNGQIVERPQHLFMRVSVGIHKEDIESAIKTYNLMSERWFTHATPTLFNAATPKPQMSSCFLLTMQDDSIEGIYDTLKQTAKISQSAGGIGLSIHNIRATGSYIGGTNGTSNGIIPMLRVFNDTARYVDQGGGKRKGAFAIYLEPWHADVFEFLDLRKNHGKEEMRARDLFYALWINDLFMQRVKDNGDWTLFCPHEAPGLADCFGKEFEELYAKYEAEGRGRKTIKAQELWFAILDSQIETGTPYMLFKDAANSKSNQQNLGTIKSSNLCTEIIEYTSKDEVAVCNLASLALPRFVINGAFDHQKLYDVTYQATLNLNKIIDHNYYPVPEAENSNMRHRPVGLGVQGLADAFILLRLPFESDEAKRLNKDIFETIYFASMTASHDLAVKNGPYQTFKGSPLSKGKFQFDLWNVTPDSGRWDWNALRKKVVKDGVYNSLLVAPMPTASTSQILGNNECFEPYTSNIYTRRVLSGEFVVVNKHLLKDLVALGLWNNDMKNQIILANGSIQGIDSIPDYIKELYKTVWEIKMRNIIDMAADRGAYICQSQSLNLFVNAPNTSKLTSMHFYAWEKGLKTGMYYLRTQAASQAVKFTVENQGGKAIEAVIPAEMTQDQVAEEIVDGPVCSMEEGCISCSG